The following proteins come from a genomic window of Asterias amurensis chromosome 15, ASM3211899v1:
- the LOC139947844 gene encoding heme-binding protein 2-like, with protein MESIQRSLVLLVIFSGFCSCYHLNLREILQKKENQTSPDFCRDLDCPKFTETFTSKEYSIRHYEPSAWASTRITGIDNDAAAEEAFFKLFSYIEGANENGTKIPMTDPVTCSILPGAGPVCASDFTFSFMIPFKFQKDTPKPTNPDIKLTKLEAHTVYVREYSGFSNQTIFPKEAAALAAALNSSQTYNETMYYTAGYDSPFVYRNRHNEIWFFATNSEE; from the exons ATGGAGAGCATTCAGAGATCGTTGGTGCTTCTTGTTATTTTCTCCGGATTCTGCTCGTGTTATCACTTGAATTTGAGGGAAATCTTGCAAAAGAAAGAGAACCAAACTTCGCCAGACTTCTGCAGGGATTTAGATTGCCCAAAGTTTACTGAGACCTTTACATCAAAG GAGTACTCCATTCGTCATTATGAGCCATCTGCATGGGCCAGTACAAGAATCACAGGAATCGATAATGACGCCGCTGCAGAAGAAGCATTCTTCAAGTTGTTCTCTTATATCGAGGGAGCGAATGAAAACG GAACTAAAATACCTATGACTGACCCAGTTACATGCAGCATCCTTCCAGGTGCAGGACCAGTCTGTGCCAGTGACTTCACTTTCTCCTTCATGATACCTTTCAAGTTCCAGAAGGACACacccaaaccaacaaaccctgaTATCAAACTAACAAAGCTAGAGGCTCATACAGTGTATGTCAG agAATACAGTGGTTTTTCCAACCAAACTATCTTTCCGAAGGAGGCAGCGGCCCTGGCAGCTGCGTTGAATAGCAGCCAGACGTACAACGAAACGATGTACTATACCGCTGGGTACGACAGTCCATTCGTCTACAGGAACAGACACAATGAAATCTGGTTCTTTGCAACAAATTCTGAGGAGTGA
- the LOC139947843 gene encoding heme-binding protein 2-like, producing MLVPSILFRSLSQRGPSVFYKKLIHTSHRTMFAAIKTLFTELETPKYEVEKDSTDDKKKEYEVRRYGETTTWVTISNSSIDEPSEVNKPTKESRGMFFKLFNYISGENDKKQKIDMTVPVLKKITPGAGPFCETTTDMSFYVTKEFQGSPPTPSAEDVHVTHLPAQRVVVRTFDGYTSEAKDLEQARILAELTKDKFELEQSYFFTAGYNSPWRVTGRRNEVWFVIKDDQKPDEANVKPTSSEAYVETATVKETKESSADPSEITSA from the exons ATGCTGGTACCATCGATTTTGTTTCGCTCTTTAAGTCAGCGAGGTCCTTCCGTTTTCTACAAAAAG CTAATACACACATCACACAGAACAATGTTTGCGGCCATCAAAACTCTTTTCACTGAACTTGAAACGCCCAAGTATGAAGTGGAGAAGGATTCAACAGATGACAAGAAGAAA GAGTATGAGGTCAGAAGGTATGGAGAGACAACAACATGGGTGACTATATCAAATTCTTCTATCGACGAACCTTCAGAAGTCAACAAACCAACAAAGGAGAGTCGTGGGATGTTCTTCAAGCTTTTTAACTACATTTCAGGGGAAAATGATAAAA AACAAAAAATTGACATGACTGTACCTGTGCTCAAGAAGATAACACCAGGAGCGGGTCCGTTCTGTGAAACAACCACAGACATGTCATTCTATGTCACCAAGGAATTTCAAGGCAGTCCTCCAACCCCGTCAGCTGAAGATGTTCATGTGACACACCTTCCAGCTCAACGAGTTGTTGTCAG AACTTTTGATGGGTACACATCGGAGGCTAAAGATCTAGAACAGGCTCGGATCCTGGCTGAGCTCACCAAAGACAAGTTCGAGCTGGAACAATCATACTTCTTCACTGCAGGATACAACAGCCCATGGAGGGTGACTGGGCGTAGGAATGAGGTCTGGTTTGTGATTAAAGATGATCAGAAGCCAGATGAGGCTAATGTTAAACCGACAAGCTCTGAGGCTTATGTGGAAACAGCAACAGTTAAAGAAACTAAGGAAAGCTCCGCAGACCCATCAGAAATCACATCTGCTTAA